The following proteins are co-located in the Pochonia chlamydosporia 170 chromosome 6, whole genome shotgun sequence genome:
- a CDS encoding peptidase protein (similar to Eutypa lata UCREL1 XP_007792700.1) has protein sequence MAEATRTSLLAQIDNDQKDLVQATQLLVQAGSPNPPGDVSKAAQAAVGLIHQAIPSAIVTTHETAPGIVNVVAVIQGNGGPGKRLVFNGHLDTYPFGDESKWTHGPLSGTLSDDGKRLYGRGSSDMKGGIAAAIIACRALEAHKDSWAGEIVIALAGDEETMGTLGSGFLLDNVDAVKCDAMICPDAGSPLVVRVGEKGLIWVEISASGVPAHGAHVHKGVNGIERLLVALQLLKGLEKLPPNAPKEVDEVIAAAKGVSEPLGGIGEQDTLQRLTVNIGTISGGTSPNLVPDEAHAAADIRLPMGISTDEVIEQLHSALDPLEGVSFKVTRQYEPSWTSPSEDIVRYSLEAARFVVSPQAMPNMRVGASDSRLFRQKGIPTVVVGLTPYNMGGPDEYIATDELAQVAKIHALSAWQFLQPSGEAE, from the coding sequence ATGGCAGAAGCAACCAGGACCAGTTTGCTCGCACAAATCGATAATGACCAAAAAGATCTTGTGCAAGCTACACAATTGCTAGTTCAGGCTGGCTCCCCCAATCCTCCAGGCGACGTGTCAAAGGCAGCCCAAGCAGCGGTCGGACTGATACACCAGGCGATTCCCTccgccatcgtcaccacaCATGAGACTGCTCCAGGCATTGTCAACGTGGTTGCCGTCATCCAGGGCAACGGCGGTCCAGGAAAGCGACTGGTTTTCAATGGCCATCTAGATACATATCCATTCGGCGACGAGTCAAAATGGACACATGGGCCTCTAAGCGGAACACTGTCCGACGATGGCAAACGACTCTATGGCAGAGGCTCCTCAGACATGAAGGGTGGCATTGCGGCCGCGATTATTGCGTGCCGTGCTCTAGAGGCACACAAAGACTCATGGGCTGGAGAGATTGTCATCGCCTTGGCTGGAGACGAAGAAACGATGGGCACTCTCGGCTCTGGATTTCTACTCGACAATGtcgatgctgtcaagtgtgaCGCCATGATCTGTCCCGACGCAGGAAGTCCACTTGTTGTTAGAGTTGGCGAGAAGGGCTTGATCTGGGTCGAAATAAGCGCATCAGGTGTTCCTGCACATGGTGCGCACGTACACAAGGGGGTCAATGGCATTGAGAGACTACTTGTGGCACTGCAACTGCTGAAAGGCTTAGAAAAGCTACCACCGAATGCCCCAAAGGAAGTAGACGAAGTTATAGCCGCGGCAAAAGGCGTGTCGGAGCCACTGGGCGGCATTGGGGAGCAGGATACTTTGCAACGGTTGACGGTGAATATCGGCACCATCAGTGGAGGAACGTCGCCAAACCTTGTTCCCGATGAAGCTCACGCGGCCGCTGACATTCGGCTTCCGATGGGCATAAGCACGGATGAGGTCATTGAGCAACTCCACAGCGCACTGGATCCTCTAGAGGGCGTGTCGTTCAAAGTCACAAGGCAGTACGAACCATCGTGGACATCACCGTCGGAGGATATTGTGAGGTATTCTTTGGAAGCGGCCAGGTTCGTGGTTAGCCCACAGGCGATGCCCAATATGAGAGTAGGTGCGTCAGATTCAAGGTTATTTAGACAAAAGGGCATCCCGACTGTGGTTGTAGGGTTGACACCTTACAATATGGGCGGTCCGGATGAGTACATTGCAACAGATGAGCTCGCCCAGGTCGCAAAGATCCATGCGCTCAGTGCGTGGCAGTTTTTGCAGCCTTCAGGAGAGGCTGAGTAG
- a CDS encoding thioredoxin-like protein (similar to Metarhizium acridum CQMa 102 XP_007811849.1), with amino-acid sequence MAHAAQYINSTEELQTLLSSTTYVAVDFFADWCPPCKTIAPVFENLASKHSKPGYLAFAKVNVDKVQELAQIYRITAMPTFLFFKDGKQVAVNGQAMIQGADPRSLGAAAEKLGGLAAKKAEEAAQE; translated from the coding sequence ATGGCTCACGCAGCTCAATACATAAACTCCACCGAGGAACTCCAAACGCTCctctcctcaacaacctACGTCGCCGTCGACTTCTTCGCCGACTGGTGTCCTCCTTGCAAGACCATCGCCCCCGTCTTTGAGAACCTAGCCtccaagcacagcaaaccGGGCTACCtggcctttgccaaggtCAATGTAGACAAGGTGCAGGAGCTAGCGCAGATCTACCGCATCACCGCCATGCCAACGTTTTTGTTCTTCAAGGACGGCAAGCAAGTTGCTGTCAATGGACAGGCAATGATCCAGGGCGCTGACCCGAGGTCGTTGGGTGCCGCGGCAGAGAAGCTGGGCGGTCTGGCGGCTAAGAAGGCCGAGGAGGCGGCGCAGGAATAG
- a CDS encoding ferric-chelate reductase (similar to Metarhizium robertsii ARSEF 23 XP_007821391.2), whose protein sequence is MSKWAAYGLVLLANIHLSTADGTGMIGLGKTMYNPTCAFACRAVIASCPLLCTTKEKGAKTPPECYTTDQAFLRTLALCINSYCSQFDHPSLAKIERYWESHLASGTVANFAWTPGMSYGEALRQARMDEKNSTSHNGTASTGGHKRQLQRRHGSSSGSEDEQMEMDTNSTLPTIRAKAPLNVTSVVRKADWQKNYNGLKGFEANETGHATYTLVVAVVALLMPVLLSLLRFVPGLNRSRTWLWINSILIEPPVLGKSHREPVAKYIGGGLMPTRGQTLYIILISVLNIVFLLAPYTALFPQSVFATMKDMEISTIGNRAGNLAMGNLVALFVFSARNNILLWLTDWPYDTYVLLHRWLGYWTIFHTILHSIMLWVYYALDGTYAEEAAKKYWIWGIVATVCATALWPCSLLIVRQKAYEVFLCTHQVLVVFFIVGYYYHIWELYKYNWGYEIWAFVAVTVWILERLARLLRAGMTGMKNAVVSPVEDSGGDYLRVEIENVFAEGVAYLYFPTLSWRVWENHPFSIASSFSTVSDPGNSSDEVGDAEKAVKASIMAGETCLTASEARNVSGSAAKVNIAVRVRSGMTARLAARVSAANGPIRIPVFLEGSYHSSSGNQLSQCTRILCIAGGVGLSGVLPILHKHVNRPARLCWGIRNHSLEAVFKDEMNRLPATVDIETHIGSRMDVSSILTEELTMSCGPQDRGPIGVIVCGPPGMADDAHVPSAFSPSKATFEAGRTDEMIPTARLASALCWCLLCWLAAAKAPKNYADLCLQSCQNALAPVRFADDDLSSSKSAEEICRSRRAVTSMYLCLEAFCETGLRADEVAILNETCVGLGAGGLPPISVVSNYTAGDIERLRHIKLYETFGPGETMNEVVVPAFELYKAWFDTLDAVEYVNHHHFLYGFAMIAFWVVVVAIGLANRIILFFIRLLKTYRLYNSHPSESITWMKKRLLIPATFGYKSATEVWCGTIPPRIQTLTILAFTILNIIYSIHGYKITPVNLYFPTQTKQWLRYVSDRTGIISFANFPIIWLFGMRNNFAIWLTGWDFGTYNNFHRWVARIATLQAVIHSVGYTVLILKEGGWTYFAWWWTQMFWVVGEVATVLMCALVACSIYWLRRQKYELFLILHIGMSIVILVTMLGHVSIFDGQYDGLFWVPVFIWLFDRVLRVMRMFFFNPTLKPTIATATYNSSTNIVRLEVPCCFNAYNVSPGTYYYLSVIDDQRFWESHPFTVASVLDGTSPVKTFGEQVPLLESDVVDAEEQDVDKAKSKLLTFLIRPYDSFTGRLRNLAAGAWPEPASMRVLVDGPYGHSQPLHLFDQVVFVVGGSGVVVPMSYLGMLTGGSRSVQLHWAVREPEFAASVLSNDMGVAVGDSSFSIDLYFSAETERNITADIPSTVSRHYRRPNARGIILAAAEKAGEQSVAVVACGPAKMADDARRAVVEALDLFGCQIEYFEESFRW, encoded by the exons ATGTCTAAATGGGCCGCCTACGGGCTGGTCTTGTTGGCCAACATACACCTCAGCACCGCTGACGGCACGGGAATGATAGGCCTAGGCAAGACAATGTACAATCCAACATGCGCATTTGCTTGCCGTGCAGTCATCGCATCCTGCCCATTACTTTGTACGACAAAGGAAAAGGGCGCCAAAACACCACCTGAATGCTACACGACTGACCAGGCTTTCCTGCGTACCTTGGCCTTGTGCATCAACTCCTACTGTAGCCAGTTTGACCATCCTTCGCTTGCCAAAATTGAGAGATACTGGGAGTCGCATCTAGCTTCTGGAACTGTTGCAAATTTCGCTTGGACGCCAGGTATGTCGTATGGTGAAGCTCTTCGCCAGGCTCGCATGGACGAGAAGAACAGCACGAGTCACAATGGGACAGCTTCAACTGGCGGTCATAAAAGGCAGTTACAGCGTCGACATGGTAGCAGTTCTGGCTCTGAAGATGAACAAATGGAGATGGACACAAACAGCACATTACCGACCATCAGGGCCAAGGCTCCTCTGAACGTTACAAGTGTGGTGAGAAAAGCAGACTGGCAAAAGAACTATAATGGTCTAAAAGGCTTTGAAGCCAACGAAACCGGACATGCGACATATAC TCTTGTCGTCGCAGTGGTAGCGCTCCTCATGCCAGTCCTCTTATCCTTGCTACGCTTCGTCCCGGGACTTAATCGCAGCCGCACATGGTTATGGATCAACTCGATCCTCATAGAGCCTCCCGTGTTGGGAAAATCCCACCGTGAACCCGTCGCCAAATACATCGGAGGAGGTCTGATGCCCACCCGCGGACAGACACTCTATATCATCCTCATATCAGTGCTCAACATAGTCTTCCTGCTAGCCCCTTACACCGCACTCTTCCCACAGAGCGTATTCGCAACGATGAAAGACATGGAAATAAGCACCATCGGCAACAGGGCAGGCAACCTCGCCATGGGAAACTTGGTAGCCCTCTTCGTATTCTCGGCCCgcaacaacatcctcctcTGGCTGACCGACTGGCCATACGACACGTACGTCCTACTGCACAGGTGGCTCGGATACTGGACCATCTTCCACACCATCCTCCATTCCATCATGCTGTGGGTGTACTACGCCTTGGACGGGACGTACGCGGAGGAGGCAGCAAAGAAGTACTGGATCTGGGGAATAGTCGCGACAGTTTGCGCCACGGCGTTGTGGCCATGCTCCCTGCTTATTGTGCGACAAAAGGCATACGAAGTATTCTTGTGCACCCATCaggttttggtggtgtttttCATCGTCGGGTATTACTATCATATTTGGGAATTGTACAAGTATAACTGGGGTTATGAGATTTGGGCATTCGTCGCTGTTACAGTGTGGATTCTCGAGCGTTTGGCAAGATTGTTGCGTGCTGGTATGACAGGTATGAAGAATGCGGTTGTTTCTCCTGTTGAAGACTCCGGTGGGGATTATCTCCGcgttgagattgagaacgTCTTTGCAGAGGGAGTCGCGTACCTTTATTTTCCGACTCTTTCGTGGCGGGTTTGGGAGAACCATCCATTCTCGATTGCGTCTTCGTTCTCGACGGTGTCAGATCCTGGGAACAGTTCAGATGAGGTGGGGGATGCGGAAAAGGCCGTCAAAGCAAGTATCATGGCTGGCGAGACTTGCCTGACTGCATCTGAGGCGAGAAATGTATCTGGCAGTGCagccaaagtcaacattgcGGTTCGAGTTCGATCAGGCATGACAGCTCGTCTCGCAGCCAGAGTTTCTGCGGCCAACGGCCCGATCCGAATCCCCGTTTTCCTCGAAGGATCGTATCACTCGTCGTCTGGGAATCAGCTCTCCCAGTGCACGAGGATACTCTGCATAGCAGGTGGCGTTGGTCTCAGCGGCGTCTTGCCCATTCTCCATAAACATGTGAATAGACCGGCCAGACTCTGTTGGGGCATCCGGAATCACAGCCTGGAAGCAGTGTTCAAAGACGAAATGAACCGTCTGCCCGCCACAGTAGACATAGAGACTCACATTGGCTCACGGATGGACGTTTCCTCCATCCTGACAGAAGAGCTGACCATGTCATGTGGACCTCAAGACCGGGGTCCGATCGGAGTTATCGTCTGTGGACCGCCAGGCATGGCTGACGAT GCGCATGTCCCCAGTGCATTTTCACCTTCGAAAGCGACGTTTGAAGCCGGCAGGACAGATGAGATGATTCCGACGGCTCGTCTGGCATCAGCGCTGTGCTGGTGCCTCCTCTGCTGGCTTGCGGCTGCCAAAGCGCCCAAGAACTATGCAGATCTTTGTCTTCAGTCGTGTCAGAATGCCTTGGCGCCGGTACGATTTGCGGACGACGATCtgtcttcttcaaaatcagCGGAGGAGATATGTCGAAGCCGACGGGCCGTGACGTCCATGTACCTGTGCTTGGAGGCGTTTTGTGAGACCGGACTTAGAGCCGATGAGGTTGCCATCTTGAATGAGACGTGTGTTGGGTTAGGGGCGGGTGGACTGCCTCCCATTTCTGTTGTGTCGAACTATACGGCTGGGGATATCGAGAGACTGCGACATATTAAGCTTTACGAGACGTTTGGCCCTGGAGAGACGATGAATGAGGTTGTCGTGCCTGCGTTTGAACTTTATAAAGCGTGGTTTGATACACTG GATGCGGTTGAATATGTAAACCATCATCACTTCTTGTACGGCTTCGCCATGATTGCGTTTTGGGTTGTCGTGGTAGCCATCGGACTCGCAAACAGGATaatcctcttcttcatccgccTCCTCAAGACATATCGTCTGTACAACAGCCATCCCTCTGAATCAATAACATGGATGAAGAAACGGCTCCTCATCCCAGCCACATTCGGCTACAAATCCGCAACAGAAGTATGGTGCGGAACCATTCCCCCGCGAATTCAAACATTAACAATCCTCGCATTTaccatcctcaacatcataTACAGTATACACGGATACAAAATCACACCAGTCAATCTCTA TTTCCCAACCCAAACGAAGCAATGGCTGCGTTATGTTTCCGATCGAACGGGTATTATTTCATTTGCCAACTTCCCCATCATATGGCTGTTTGGCATGCGTAACAACTTTGCCATTTGGCTTACGGGATGGGATTTCGGTACATATAACAACTTCCATCGGTGGGTGGCGCGGATTGCGACCCTACAAGCTGTCATCCACTCGGTTGGGTATACGGTGCTCATTCTAAAAG AAGGAGGATGGACATATTTCGCTTGGTGGTGGACGCAAATGTTCTGGGTAGTAGGCGAAGTG GCCACGGTCCTCATGTGCGCATTAGTAGCCTGCTCAATCTACTGGCTGCGACGGCAAAAATACGAACTCTTCCTGATCCTACACATTGGCATGTCCATCGTAATTCTCGTCACCATGCTGGG TCATGTATCCATCTTCGACGGCCAATACGACGGCCTCTTTTGGGTCCCCGTATTCATATGGCTATTCGACCGAGTCCTCCGCGTCATGCgcatgttcttcttcaacccaaCTCTCAAACCGACCATCGCAACCGCCACGTacaactcctccaccaacatcgtGCGCCTCGAAGTACCCTGTTGTTTCAACGCGTACAACGTCAGCCCAGGAACATACTACTACCTCTCTGTAATTGACGACCAGCGATTCTGGGAAAGCCACCCGTTCACCGTGGCGTCCGTTTTAGACGGGACCTCGCCGGTAAAAACGTTTGGCGAACAAGTCCCTCTTTTGGAGTCGGATGTCGTCGACGCAGAGGAACAAGATGTGGATAAAGCAAAGTCCAAGCTTTTGACATTTCTCATTAGACCATATGATAGCTTCACTGGCCGATTACGCAATCTGGCTGCGGGGGCATGGCCCGAGCCAGCGTCCATGCGGGTGCTCGTGGACGGACCCTATGGACATAGCCAACCACTCCATCTATTTGATCAGgttgtgtttgtggtggGAGGTAGTGGTGTTGTCGTGCCCATGTCGTACCTGGGCATGTTGACTGGGGGCAGCAGGTCTGTTCAGCTTCACTGGGCGGTACGAGAGCCAGAGTTTGCAGCGAGTGTTCTTTCGAATGACATGGGGGTTGCGGTTGGTGATTCAAGCTTTAGCATTGACTTGTACTTCTCGGCAGAGACGGAGAGGAACATTACCGCGGATATACCGTCTACAGTGTCGCGGCATTATAGACGGCCAAACGCAAGAGGGATTATTCTTGCGGCGGCAGAGAAAGCAGGCGAGCAGAGTGTCGCTGTCGTGGCTTGCGGTCCTGCAAAGATGGCAGATGATGCTAGACGGGCCGTGGTTGAGGCTTTGGATTTGTTTGGGTGTCAAATAGAGTATTTTGAGGAGAGTTTTAGATGGTAG
- a CDS encoding D-isomer specific 2-hydroxyacid dehydrogenase (similar to Metarhizium acridum CQMa 102 XP_007811845.1): protein MAIKVAILDDYQGFARPHFSKLDSNYTVTAFDDTLLPYNHPDTPQAVKYEIVKRLEPFQVISTMRERTPLPAELINQLPNLQLILSCGHRNKAIDMEAAQRRGIPVTATTDDKLGPVDSTTEHIITMILGVTRNVAQNDAAVKAGGWQTTFVTGVSGKTLGLVGLGRLGGSVARIMSLAFGMKIIAWSTNLTQEAADAQAKEQGLPVEQSDGEKTFKAVSREELFSTADVVSVHLVLSDRSRGLITEADLSKMKPSSFFVNTSRGPLVVEKDLLDILKAGKIRGAALDVFDLEPLPKDSEWRNSDWGTNGKSQVLVTPHVAYVEERSINGFYEQQVDDLLRWSAGKELKKTMY, encoded by the exons ATGGCAATAAAAGTAGCTATTCTAGACGACTACCAAGGCTTCGCACGCCCTCACTTTAGCAAACTCGACTCCAACTACACCGTGACAGCCTTCGATGATACTCTCTTACCGTACAACCACCCAGACACACCACAAGCCGTCAAATATGAGATTGTTAAACGATTAGAGCCATTCCAAGTCATAT CTACAATGAGGGAACGAACGCCCCTCCCAGCAGAGCTGATCAACCAGCTACCTAACCTCCAACTGATCCTGAGTTGTGGCCATCGCAACAAAGCAATTGACATGGAGGCCGCTCAAAGGCGTGGCATACCCGTCACAGCGACCACGGATGACAAACTTGGCCCAGTGGACAGTACCACCgaacacatcatcaccatgattCTCGGAGTGACGAGAAACGTCGCGCAGAATGACGCAGCTGTAAAGGCGGGCGGCTGGCAAACAACATTTGTCACAGGCGTGTCAGGGAAAACACTCGGCTTAGTTGGTCTAGGACGCCTTGGCGGCTCTGTTGCACGCATCATGAGTCTGGCATTTGGCATGAAGATTATCGCATGGAGCACCAATTTGACTCAGGAAGCGGCGGATGCGCAGGCCAAAGAGCAGGGATTACCAGTTGAACAGAGCGATGGCGAGAAGACGTTCAAAGCCGTCAGTCGCGAGGAGTTGTTTAGCACCGCAGACGTGGTCAGCGTTCATTTAGTCCTGTCAGACAGGTCGCGGGGCTTAATCACGGAAGCGGATCtgtcgaagatgaagccatCTTCATTCTTTGTGAATACGTCGCGGGGGCCATTGGTCGTGGAGAAGGATCTGCTTGATATTCTCAAGGCCGGCAAGATTAGAGGTGCTGCGTTGGATGTTTTTGACTTGGAACCGCTTCCTAAGGATAGTGAATGGCGGAATTCGGATTGGGGCACGAATGGGAAGAGCCAGGTGCTTGTTACGCCGCATGTTGCGTATGTGGAGGAGAGGAGTATCAATGGGTTTTATGAGCAACAGGTGGATGATTTGTTGAGATGGTCTGCAGGGAAGGaactgaagaagacgatgtaTTAG
- a CDS encoding 3-hydroxyacyl-CoA dehydrogenase (similar to Metarhizium acridum CQMa 102 XP_007811844.1), whose translation MKIENRTFLISGGASGLGKACALELVKNGANVAILDMNEDGHDVVKEIGSSAKFFVCDVLNTESITKAVQGAAEWAKASNKPIGGVIPAAGVSTPATILDRNGDPFSMDDVDFVLGVNLRGTLDLVRQGTAEIAKTEEGPDGERGIVIMVASSAAFDGQKGQISYSASKGAVAAMTLPMARDLARFGIRVVTIAPSLFETRMTSMMSGKVRKSLEATFEFPKRSGQPEEFAGLVKHSIENIMLNGTVIRLDGGSRPSKI comes from the exons ATGAAGATTGAAAACCGCACCTTTCTCATCTCCGGAGG GGCCTCCGGCTTGGGCAAAGCATGCGCTCTTGAACTGGTCAAAAACGGCGCCAAcgtcgccattctcgacaTGAACGAGGATGGCCACGACGTAGTCAAGGAGATTGGATCGTCTGCCAAGTTCTTCGTCTGCGACGTCTTGAACACGGAGAGCATCACCAAGGCTGTCCAGGGCGCAGCCGAGTGGGCCAAGGCATCAAACAAGCCCATTGGAGGTGTTATTCCTGCCGCCGGCGTCTCTACTCCTGCCACA ATCCTCGATCGAAATGGCGACCCCTTCAGCATGGACGATGTCgattttgttcttggcgTCAACTTGCGCGGCACACTAGATCTCGTCCGTCAGGGTACTGCTGAAATCGCCAAAACTGAAGAAGGACCCGACGGAGAGcgcggcatcgtcatcatggTTGCCAGTTCTGCGGCGTTTGACGGGCAAAAGGGCCAAATCTCGTACTCTGCTAGCAAGGGTGCCGTTGCAGCCATGACTTTGCCCATGGCTAGAGATCTTGCTCGATTTGGCATTAGAGTTGTGACGATTGCGCCTTCATTGTTTGAGACGCGAATGACGAGCATGATGAGCGGCAAGGTGAGGAAGTCACTTGAGGCGACGTTTGAGTTCCCCAAGAGGTCGGGTCAGCCGGAGGAGTTTGCTGGCCTGGTGAAGCATTCTATTGAGAATATTATGCTCAATGGTACTGTGATTAGATTGGATGGTGGTTCAAGACCGAGCAAGATCTAG
- a CDS encoding rab like protein (similar to Cordyceps militaris CM01 XP_006665384.1) encodes MTRPRGSSGASDDSTGTARDQELGSMYDYLAKIILLGPSGTGKSCLLHRFVKNEWRVLSSQTIGVEFASKIIKVGTGARRKRIKLQLWDTAGTERFRSVSRSYYRGAAGAILVYDITSHSSFRGIQPFLNDARALASPNLSLMLVGNKLDLAAESLIDTSLPPTTPSSVGSTSTITAGGASSVSISTTSTTGTVTGRDRGSSIGAGTQQRATIAPDGREISTSEATRWASTAGISVVTEVSALNGEGVDEVFARLARMILTKIELGDIDPDDPMSGIQYGDGGGWNTASDGGSIKSSMTGATVDDNMSGLRRRKRGKTRNQNWGLREWEEVFTLSSRNRRGGGCC; translated from the exons ATGACGAGACCACGAGGTTCGTCGGGCGCCAGCGACGACAGCACGGGCACTGCCCGCGATCAG GAGCTGGGGAGCATGTATGACTACCTAGCCAAGATCATATTGCTGGGACCCAGTGGCACGGGAAA ATCCTGCCTGCTGCATCGCTTCGTCAAAAACGAATGGCGAGTCTTGTCGTCGCAAACCATCGGAGTGGAGTTTGCCAGCAAGATTATCAAGGTCGGCACGGGAGCCCGGAGGAAACGAATCAAGCTCCAG CTTTGGGATACGGCTGGCACGGAGCGGTTTCGGTCAGTTTCCAGATCATACTACCGCGGGGCGGCTGGTGCCATACTGGTCTACGACATTACTTCACATTCATCATTTCGAGGCATCCAACCATTCCTCAACGACGCGCGGGCGCTGGCATCACCGAATTTGAGTTTAATGCTTGTCGGAAACAAGCTTGATTTGGCCGCGGAGTCTTTGATAGATACTAGCCTACCGCCAACGACACCAAGCAGCGTTGGTTCGACCTCTACGATAACAGCAGGCGGTGCGAGTTCTGTCTCGATATCTACCACAAGCACAACAGGAACAGTCACGGGAAGGGACCGTGGCAGTTCCATCGGAGCAGGAACGCAACAGCGAGCAACGATCGCACCCGATGGAAGGGAAATAAGCACGTCAGAAGCAACCCGATGGGCGAGCACTGCAGGGATTTCTGTGGTGACTGAAGTCAGTGCACTAAACGGTGAAGGAGTAGACGAAGTGTTTGCCCGACTAGCTCGAATGATTTTGACAAAGATTGAGCTGGGAGACATTGATCCCGACGACCCCATGAGCGGCATACAATACGGCGACGGTGGCGGTTGGAATACGGCCAGTGACGGCGGCAGCATTAAGAGCTCCATGACAGGTGCAACCGTCGACGATAATATGAGCGGGTTACGACGTCGCAAGCGGGGAAAGACCAGGAATCAGAACTGGGGTTTGAGGGAGTGGGAAGAAGTGTTTACGCTGAGCAGCCGTAATAGAAGAGGCGGGGGATGCTGCTAG